One window of the Acaryochloris sp. CCMEE 5410 genome contains the following:
- a CDS encoding PadR family transcriptional regulator, protein MNFQDIFSYFQSPPPIYLNREVAVCCILTILIKNGESYGSALMQYVETEYPPYRLSDTVLYNSLNFLTHEGIVTSYWKNFPGRGRPRRMLIIPSSRQNEANQLSKLWLDFLELNSRKYALATI, encoded by the coding sequence TTGAATTTCCAGGATATCTTTAGTTACTTCCAAAGCCCACCCCCCATTTATTTAAATAGAGAAGTTGCTGTTTGCTGTATTCTCACAATTTTAATTAAAAATGGTGAATCCTATGGCTCTGCTCTCATGCAATATGTAGAAACCGAGTATCCACCCTACCGTTTATCCGATACGGTTCTATATAACTCATTGAATTTTCTTACCCATGAAGGTATTGTTACTTCTTATTGGAAGAATTTTCCCGGAAGAGGTCGGCCTAGGCGTATGCTGATCATCCCATCAAGTCGACAGAATGAAGCCAATCAGTTGTCAAAGCTTTGGCTCGACTTTCTGGAACTGAATAGCCGAAAATATGCATTGGCAACCATCTAA
- a CDS encoding IS3 family transposase, whose amino-acid sequence MKAEKVNFPIVLMCKVLKLSRSGYYAWVKRKPSPRHQENEILSEQIQQIHDESRQTYGSPRIHASLVEKGFPVSRQRVVRLMAKLGICAQAKRPFKVTTHSEHDGPMAPNILDRTFTSEKPDQAWVADITYISTHEGWLYLAVIIDLFSRRVVGWSMAEHMRTQLVLNALKAALGQRIPAQTGLIFHSDRGSQYASGDYQQALGIYK is encoded by the coding sequence ATCAAAGCAGAGAAGGTGAACTTCCCCATTGTCTTGATGTGTAAAGTCCTCAAGTTATCGAGAAGTGGCTACTATGCCTGGGTAAAGCGAAAGCCCTCCCCTAGACACCAGGAGAATGAAATCTTGTCAGAGCAGATTCAACAGATTCATGATGAGAGTCGTCAAACTTACGGCTCACCCCGAATTCATGCATCGTTGGTTGAAAAAGGATTTCCAGTCAGTCGCCAACGGGTGGTCCGACTCATGGCAAAGCTAGGGATTTGTGCTCAAGCGAAGCGTCCATTCAAAGTCACTACTCATTCTGAGCATGATGGGCCGATGGCCCCGAATATCCTAGACAGGACGTTTACGAGCGAGAAACCTGACCAAGCTTGGGTTGCAGATATCACCTATATCTCGACCCATGAAGGATGGTTATATTTGGCCGTCATTATTGACTTGTTCTCTCGACGAGTCGTAGGTTGGTCCATGGCTGAGCATATGCGGACACAATTAGTTCTCAATGCCCTAAAGGCTGCCTTAGGACAACGGATACCAGCACAGACTGGATTAATCTTTCATTCTGACCGAGGCAGTCAATATGCCAGTGGGGACTATCAACAGGCTTTAGGGATCTACAAATAA
- the istB gene encoding IS21-like element ISAcma26 family helper ATPase IstB — MTNSSPPTQSPLSPYQHLSLYLKKLRLSHMLTHWESIESQAMQESWSYAEFLLALCETETQRREQARLKRALTEARLPNAKSFTNFDFSHCPQLNPAPLMQLAADPGWLERAENCLLLGPSGVGKTHLATGVSQKMLEFGKRVKFFAANALVQQLQQAKLQLQLHPVLKKLDRYDLLVLDDLGYCKKSEAETSVLFELIAHRYERKSLLITANQPFSQWDDIFTDSMMAVAAIDRLIHHGLIIEIQADSYRRKSATQRTTQTQSQPQKSQSK, encoded by the coding sequence ATGACAAACTCCTCCCCTCCTACTCAGTCCCCGCTAAGCCCCTACCAACACCTGAGCCTCTATTTAAAAAAGCTCAGGCTCTCCCACATGCTGACCCATTGGGAATCTATCGAATCCCAAGCTATGCAGGAAAGCTGGTCCTATGCGGAATTCTTACTGGCCTTGTGCGAAACGGAAACTCAACGAAGAGAACAAGCTCGTCTAAAGCGAGCTCTCACCGAAGCCAGACTCCCAAACGCAAAAAGTTTTACCAACTTTGACTTTAGCCATTGCCCCCAGCTCAATCCAGCTCCCTTAATGCAATTAGCCGCAGATCCAGGGTGGTTGGAGCGGGCCGAGAACTGCCTCCTTCTGGGGCCTTCGGGCGTTGGAAAAACACATTTGGCTACTGGGGTCTCCCAAAAGATGCTGGAGTTTGGTAAACGGGTGAAGTTCTTTGCAGCCAATGCATTGGTCCAACAATTGCAACAGGCTAAGCTCCAACTGCAGCTGCATCCGGTGCTCAAAAAACTGGACCGCTATGATCTATTGGTCTTGGATGACTTGGGCTATTGCAAAAAGTCGGAAGCGGAAACATCCGTTCTGTTTGAATTAATTGCGCATCGCTATGAACGTAAGAGTTTGTTGATTACAGCCAACCAACCCTTTAGCCAGTGGGACGACATCTTTACTGATTCGATGATGGCGGTGGCTGCCATTGATCGCTTAATTCATCACGGTTTGATTATCGAAATTCAAGCCGATAGTTATCGACGTAAATCAGCGACTCAGAGGACTACTCAAACTCAGTCTCAACCTCAAAAATCTCAGTCCAAATAA
- a CDS encoding cell division protein SepF translates to MNNLIPIHDLACEIVLSYPNTFAEAAIDAQALKKGQLLLVSLGNLPYESAQRITDFLAGSTHSLMGQVREIGNGVYLFAPPSISILTFTRKSGHSRRVDNLGECLHDTKTPSNLYYRTEG, encoded by the coding sequence ATGAATAATCTGATACCCATTCATGACCTTGCTTGTGAAATAGTTTTGTCTTATCCAAATACCTTTGCTGAAGCGGCGATCGATGCACAAGCCTTAAAAAAGGGACAGCTATTGCTCGTCAGCTTAGGCAATTTACCCTATGAATCTGCTCAACGGATTACTGACTTTCTAGCAGGTAGTACCCACTCCCTTATGGGTCAGGTTAGAGAGATTGGCAATGGTGTTTATCTGTTCGCCCCGCCTAGCATCTCTATTCTGACCTTTACTCGAAAAAGTGGACATTCCCGAAGAGTCGATAACCTAGGAGAATGTTTACATGACACAAAGACCCCGTCGAACCTTTACTACAGAACAGAAGGCTGA
- a CDS encoding AAA-like domain-containing protein has product MTVDEALEIIDVALAPQRLNALQELIFKQCWKGLTYQDIAALAGYDNDYIRRVGSQLWLELTDLFLEKVTKSNFRSVLRQQSHNSDTQNTPDTEYCQKSHPIPDFPSGSVPLESPFYIKRNLAEKRSYETVVRPGSLIRIKAPKKWGKTSLLLRILVYAESQNFNTVRLNFNQADQSILMSLDKLLRWICLNLTNQLQIQSKVDEFWDRDLGSKVSCTNYFRRYILNQLSDPLVIALDDLDRLFEYSQTAQDFLPMLRYWHEEANNFEVWKKLRLIVAHSTEAYIPLNLNQSPFNVGLPIQLQALTVDQVQELADRYGCTWTKGKSGRTKISCLCDLCGGHPYLLNLAFYHLFHKDLSLQELIDDAPIPTGLFSSHLSNQLFTLQQHPELARHFKEIVSVEQPISIPYVSAYKLESLGLIRFEKDQVVPMCELYRRYFRNCTSQF; this is encoded by the coding sequence ATGACAGTTGATGAAGCACTAGAAATTATTGATGTTGCGCTTGCACCCCAACGTCTTAATGCTCTCCAGGAGTTAATCTTTAAGCAATGCTGGAAGGGACTTACGTATCAAGATATTGCGGCGTTAGCTGGATATGACAATGACTATATTCGGCGAGTCGGATCGCAGCTTTGGCTTGAATTAACGGATTTATTTTTAGAAAAAGTCACAAAAAGTAACTTTCGTTCCGTCCTCAGGCAACAAAGCCATAATTCTGACACCCAGAATACCCCTGATACAGAATATTGCCAGAAATCTCATCCTATACCTGATTTCCCCAGCGGTTCAGTTCCCTTGGAATCACCTTTTTACATCAAGAGGAACCTAGCCGAGAAACGGTCCTATGAAACGGTTGTCCGACCTGGATCCCTCATTCGGATAAAAGCACCAAAAAAGTGGGGAAAAACCTCTTTACTGCTCAGGATATTAGTTTATGCCGAGTCACAAAATTTTAATACAGTTAGATTAAATTTTAATCAGGCAGATCAATCTATTCTCATGAGTTTAGACAAGCTGTTGAGGTGGATATGTTTGAACTTGACTAATCAACTCCAAATACAATCGAAAGTTGATGAATTTTGGGATAGAGACCTAGGCAGCAAAGTAAGTTGCACGAATTATTTTAGAAGATACATCCTAAACCAACTGAGTGATCCCCTCGTGATTGCATTGGATGATTTAGATCGATTGTTTGAGTATTCTCAAACAGCTCAAGACTTTCTGCCCATGCTGAGGTATTGGCATGAAGAAGCGAATAATTTTGAGGTATGGAAAAAACTCCGACTCATTGTTGCCCATAGTACGGAAGCCTATATCCCCCTCAATCTCAATCAGTCCCCTTTTAATGTAGGCCTTCCCATTCAGTTACAAGCGTTAACTGTCGATCAGGTCCAAGAATTAGCAGATAGATATGGTTGTACTTGGACAAAAGGTAAATCTGGTCGAACAAAAATATCCTGCCTATGTGACTTATGTGGAGGTCACCCCTATTTATTGAACCTGGCTTTTTATCACCTTTTTCATAAAGATCTCTCTCTTCAGGAGCTTATTGATGATGCCCCGATACCGACTGGACTCTTTAGCAGCCATCTAAGTAACCAGTTGTTTACGCTTCAACAGCATCCTGAATTAGCTCGTCACTTTAAAGAGATTGTGTCTGTGGAACAGCCCATATCAATACCATATGTTTCAGCTTATAAGCTCGAAAGCCTGGGCTTGATTCGATTTGAAAAAGATCAAGTGGTACCAATGTGCGAGTTATATAGACGATATTTTCGCAATTGCACAAGTCAATTTTAG
- a CDS encoding transposase, translating to MTQRPRRTFTTEQKAEAVKIVQQSGKSVNQMARELDLTPSALRKWIKQAQIDQHPIPGGPLTSAERQELNQLRRDLKRVQMERDFLKKAATFFAQESSTPMS from the coding sequence ATGACACAAAGACCCCGTCGAACCTTTACTACAGAACAGAAGGCTGAGGCCGTCAAAATTGTTCAACAGTCTGGTAAATCTGTTAATCAAATGGCGAGAGAACTGGACTTAACCCCGAGTGCCTTACGCAAATGGATCAAACAAGCCCAAATTGACCAACACCCTATCCCCGGTGGCCCCTTGACATCTGCTGAGCGTCAAGAACTCAACCAATTGCGTCGAGACCTCAAACGCGTTCAGATGGAACGAGATTTCCTAAAAAAAGCAGCAACCTTCTTTGCTCAGGAAAGCTCAACCCCTATGAGTTAA
- a CDS encoding GAF domain-containing protein encodes MLSNNHKNYEYQVGGSLSIDSPSYVEREADSLLFDALVRGDFCYVFNSRQMGKSSLRVRVRHRLREAGYNSVSIDITSIGSERTSPEQWYKGVANEIFYGFNLQETLHFNHWWKQQYGLTPVQKLSLFIENVLLTHIAGEKIFIFIDEIDSILSLDFPMDDFFALIRSCYNQRADNPQYNRLAFALFGVSTPSDLIQDRNRTPFNTGQAIELNGFHLEECHSLVQGMVDKYDHPDRFLEEILSWTNGQPFLTQKLCQIVVQHVEVEEKCNCPPALLSDSQYSIKDFIEHIVQSHIIQNWKSQDNPEHLRTIHTRLLRNEHKATRLLGMYQHILQDGVLAETNSDTQVELLLSGLVVKRNGLLKVSNRIYKFVFDQMWVQDQLEELRPYSEALTAWMNSGAQDESRLLRGQALADAQAWSLGRSLTNQDYQFLAASQALDKQLVEERLALESAKNIEQKRREDALRLIMEGTAAKIGDEFFYSCVRCLAEILDVEYALIAVLDDKNHTHAMTLAYSGDDELGNCWEYEIAGTPCEQVIQRLEICHYPHSLQTLFPNDPYLIPLNAHSYLGIPILDSQGDYLGHLAVMDTKPSKENISDEIVILKIFAARAGAELTRKKTEAALAKHLEQVLLLEHITQKIRQSLDTTQILQTTANQIGKVFQANRCLIYTYLPNPTAQLPWAAEYCETGFTSSLDWSRSIIDIPFVRESLANDKAISLPDVHTNSLMEPLPDGVNITGLKSMIAIRTSCHGEPNGLILIQQCDRFRHWTQEEIELSESVALRVGIALAQAKLIEKGKEQMLQLDRQNHQLHQEISERKWIQDFVDGQNKVLNLIAKGAALLETLNLLAKMIEDLSDQSLCSILLLDNFTGKLHHGAAPSLPEAYNQAIDGLKIGPMVGSCGTAAYSKQTVTITDIATDPRCQSVKDVVLQYGLRACWSTPIIINDEVVATFAMYYREPRAPGSRDIDLVAKATDLVKVAIERHRALENLACI; translated from the coding sequence ATGCTATCCAACAACCACAAGAACTATGAGTACCAAGTCGGGGGTAGCCTCAGCATTGATTCTCCAAGTTATGTTGAACGTGAAGCCGATTCTTTATTATTTGACGCCCTTGTGAGAGGTGATTTCTGCTACGTTTTTAATTCACGTCAAATGGGTAAATCTAGTTTACGAGTTCGTGTTAGACACAGACTTCGAGAAGCTGGTTATAATTCGGTATCGATCGATATCACGAGCATTGGCAGCGAAAGGACTTCACCTGAACAGTGGTATAAAGGAGTTGCCAATGAAATATTTTACGGATTCAATTTACAGGAAACACTTCACTTCAATCATTGGTGGAAACAACAATATGGGTTGACTCCTGTTCAAAAGCTGAGTCTTTTTATTGAAAATGTACTGTTGACCCATATTGCAGGTGAGAAGATCTTCATCTTCATCGATGAAATTGATAGTATCCTCAGTCTCGATTTCCCCATGGATGATTTTTTTGCACTCATCCGGTCATGTTATAACCAACGAGCAGATAATCCTCAATATAATCGCCTGGCCTTTGCCCTGTTTGGGGTTTCCACACCCTCAGACTTAATCCAAGATCGAAATCGCACCCCCTTTAACACTGGCCAAGCCATTGAATTAAATGGGTTCCATTTAGAAGAATGCCATTCTCTTGTACAAGGAATGGTAGATAAGTACGATCACCCCGATAGATTTTTGGAAGAAATTTTATCTTGGACAAATGGACAGCCTTTCTTAACTCAAAAGCTCTGTCAAATTGTTGTCCAGCATGTTGAAGTTGAAGAAAAATGCAACTGTCCACCTGCTCTTTTATCTGACTCTCAATATTCTATTAAGGATTTTATTGAGCATATTGTTCAGTCCCATATCATTCAAAATTGGAAATCTCAAGATAACCCCGAACATCTTCGTACTATTCATACTCGACTGCTAAGAAACGAACATAAAGCCACCCGACTATTAGGAATGTATCAGCATATTCTCCAGGATGGAGTTTTAGCTGAAACGAATAGCGATACTCAAGTGGAATTATTACTTTCAGGCTTAGTTGTTAAGCGAAATGGTTTATTGAAAGTTTCAAACCGCATTTACAAGTTCGTTTTTGATCAGATGTGGGTTCAAGACCAACTGGAAGAATTAAGGCCGTACTCTGAGGCATTGACTGCTTGGATGAATTCTGGTGCTCAGGATGAATCTCGGTTGCTTCGAGGTCAGGCATTAGCTGATGCTCAAGCTTGGTCTTTAGGAAGAAGTTTAACCAATCAAGACTATCAATTCCTTGCCGCGAGCCAAGCCTTAGATAAGCAACTTGTTGAAGAACGTTTAGCCTTAGAAAGCGCTAAGAACATAGAGCAAAAACGACGAGAAGACGCCTTGCGTTTAATTATGGAAGGTACCGCTGCCAAAATTGGAGATGAATTCTTCTACTCCTGTGTGCGCTGCCTTGCTGAAATTTTAGATGTTGAGTACGCTCTCATTGCTGTCTTGGATGATAAAAACCACACCCATGCCATGACTTTGGCTTACAGTGGTGATGATGAGTTGGGCAATTGCTGGGAGTATGAGATTGCTGGAACTCCCTGTGAGCAGGTTATTCAAAGGCTTGAAATCTGCCATTATCCTCACTCTCTCCAAACCCTATTCCCTAACGATCCCTATTTAATCCCTTTAAATGCTCATAGCTATCTCGGCATACCTATCTTAGATAGCCAGGGAGACTATTTAGGCCATTTGGCTGTGATGGATACAAAGCCGTCTAAAGAAAATATTTCAGATGAGATTGTTATTCTAAAAATTTTTGCTGCTCGTGCGGGAGCAGAACTAACGAGGAAGAAAACTGAGGCAGCGTTAGCAAAGCATTTAGAGCAAGTATTGCTCTTGGAGCATATTACTCAGAAAATCCGACAGAGTCTTGACACAACACAGATATTGCAAACCACGGCAAATCAAATTGGCAAAGTCTTCCAAGCCAATCGCTGTTTAATTTATACTTACTTACCCAATCCAACTGCTCAACTACCATGGGCTGCGGAATACTGTGAAACAGGTTTCACTTCTTCGCTGGATTGGAGTCGTTCCATCATTGATATCCCTTTTGTACGAGAGAGTTTAGCGAACGATAAAGCCATTTCTCTTCCAGATGTACATACAAATTCTCTGATGGAACCTCTGCCAGATGGGGTTAATATTACTGGCTTGAAGTCAATGATTGCCATTCGAACGTCCTGTCACGGCGAACCCAATGGATTGATCCTGATCCAACAATGTGATCGATTTAGGCATTGGACTCAAGAAGAAATTGAATTGTCTGAATCTGTAGCATTGAGAGTAGGAATTGCTCTTGCACAAGCTAAGCTCATTGAAAAAGGAAAGGAGCAAATGCTCCAATTGGATCGACAGAATCATCAACTCCATCAGGAAATCTCTGAACGTAAATGGATTCAAGACTTCGTGGATGGACAGAATAAGGTATTAAACTTGATTGCCAAGGGAGCAGCTCTTTTGGAAACCTTAAATCTTCTGGCTAAGATGATTGAGGATCTTTCAGATCAATCTTTATGTTCTATTCTCTTGTTAGATAATTTTACTGGCAAGCTACATCATGGGGCTGCTCCAAGCCTACCTGAAGCTTACAATCAAGCCATTGATGGTTTAAAAATTGGACCCATGGTTGGTTCCTGTGGGACGGCTGCCTATTCAAAACAAACCGTTACAATCACGGATATTGCTACTGATCCTCGTTGTCAATCAGTCAAGGATGTAGTTTTACAGTATGGACTCAGAGCATGTTGGTCTACTCCAATCATCATCAATGATGAAGTTGTAGCCACCTTTGCTATGTATTATCGAGAACCTAGAGCACCTGGTTCGAGAGATATTGATTTAGTTGCTAAAGCCACCGATCTAGTCAAAGTTGCGATAGAGCGCCACAGAGCACTAGAGAATTTAGCTTGTATATAG